From Medicago truncatula cultivar Jemalong A17 chromosome 7, MtrunA17r5.0-ANR, whole genome shotgun sequence, a single genomic window includes:
- the LOC25497703 gene encoding protein-tyrosine-phosphatase MKP1 has product MVGNDDARAPCHLSNSRKMFWRSASWSSARSAATSNPSGEPESNFTDPNSGGGGGDNTNRRFPPPPLTPRSQQNCKARSSCLPPLQPLSIARRSLDEWPKASSDDIGEWPQPPITPGGRGNGNGNSSSNSNSSNNNGERLKLDLSTIQQNNNPDSRNNGGLVKRDKIAFFDKECSKVAEHVYLGGDAVAKDREILKRNGITHVLNCVGFVCPEYFKGDFVYRTLWLQDSPSEDITSILYDVFDYFEDVREKNGRVFVHCCQGVSRSTSLVIAYLMWREGQSFDDAFQFVKAARGIADPNMGFACQLLQCQKRVHAVPLSPSSLLRMYRIAPHSPYDPLHLVPKMLTDPSLSALDSRGAFIVHIPSALYVWIGKYCAAIMERDARGAADQIVRYERVQGSIIMIKEGEEPPSFWDAFSKFLPLMDMPGNRVESYKSSVRIFPGERKVDAFDVDFEVFRKAIVGGFVPPFASSENDHETHLPARESSWSVLRRKNSCPDVKEFLSAPKLSLPRVYSDSMLCIHASANSFPSPSMLSTDSSLSSSSSPPFVSPDSISSDSSNHSKLLLELSPDSSSLVFTPVPVSSSLSSFSNLSLLSNYSSQPVSNCTDIHGVKLSPHLCSRSASLPLKKPSTSIAERRGSLSKSLKLPLMNDNTKVIDKPSTIPSSREHGVLASSKFSCMQDSDSIEYLFESTANVKNGGMNSIQQCEPASCPDIADCVGCNELSVLRNCVEPSVDSLSGEDLKSASSKGNYESGSSQCSKIQSLVYRWPSLEKIEAFGANHLGSEAAFAVFSPSIHMHARNILYIWVGSSFKLDASQVRLDSDRRSDLIGAVDWNKIGCDLLAQFNLPHNTVTKIVKENEEPQEFLALLSSL; this is encoded by the exons ATGGTGGGTAACGACGATGCTCGAGCTCCATGCCACCTTTCAAATTCCCGGAAAATGTTTTGGCGTTCAGCTTCATGGTCTTCCGCCCGTTCCGCCGCCACATCAAATCCCTCCGGTGAACCGGAATCGAATTTCACCGATCCGAATTCCGGCGGTGGTGGTGGAGATAATACTAACCGGAGATTTCCTCCACCGCCTTTGACGCCAAGGTCACAGCAGAATTGTAAGGCAAGATCATCATGTCTGCCGCCCCTTCAGCCACTTTCGATTGCTCGCCGAAGTTTGGATGAGTGGCCGAAAGCGAGCTCCGATGATATCGGGGAGTGGCCACAACCACCTATTACTCCTGGTGGGAGAGGTAATGGTAATGGTAATAGCAGTAGTAATAGtaatagtagtaataataatggTGAAAGGTTGAAACTTGATTTGTCTACAATTCAGCAGAATAATAATCCTGATAGTAGAAATAACGGTGGACTTGTGAAGAGAGataaaattgctttttttgaTAAAGAATGTTCTAAAGTTGCTGAACATGTTTATCTTGGTGGTGATGCTGTTGCTAAAGATAGGGAAATTTTGAAAAGGAATGGGATTACTCAtgttttgaattgtgttggttttgTGTGTCCTGAGTATTTTAAAGGTGATTTTGTGTATAGGACTTTGTGGTTACAAGACAGTCCTAGTGAGGATATTACTAGTATATTGTATGATGTGTTTGATTACTTTGAGGATGTTAGGGAAAAGAATGGGAGGGTGTTTGTTCATTGTTGTCAAGGGGTGTCGAGGTCGACGTCTCTTGTTATTGCTTATCTTATGTGGAGGGAAGGACAGAGTTTTGATGATGCTTTTCAGTTTGTGAAGGCGGCGAGGGGTATTGCTGATCCGAATATGGGTTTCGCTTGTCAGTTGTTACAGTGTCAGAAAAGGGTTCATGCAGTTCCTCTTAGTCCGAGCTCGTTGTTGAGAATGTATAGGATTGCTCCTCACTCGCCGTATGATCCTTTGCATCTTGTTCCGAAGATGTTGACGGATCCGTCTTTGTCTGCTTTGGATTCTAGGGGTGCGTTTATTGTGCACATTCCTTCGGCATTATATGTTTGGATTGGTAAGTATTGTGCGGCTATCATGGAAAGGGATGCTAGAGGGGCTGCGGATCAGATTGTCCGGTATGAGAGAGTGCAAGGATCGATTATCATGATTAAGGAAGGTGAGGAACCACCTTCATTTTGGGATGCTTTTTCGAAGTTTTTGCCTTTGATGGACATGCCTGGGAATAGAGTAGAAAGTTACAAATCAAGTGTTAGAATTTTTCCTGGTGAGAGGAAAGTGGATGCGTTCgatgttgattttgaagttttcaGAAAAGCCATCGTGGGAGGTTTTGTGCCTCCGTTTGCATCATCGGAGAATGATCATGAAACCCATCTTCCTGCACGAGAGAGTAGTTGGAGTGTTTTAAGGCGGAAAAATTCCTGTCCTGATGTGAAGGAGTTTCTCTCAGCCCCTAAGTTATCATTGCCGCGAGTTTATTCAGATTCCATGTTGTGCATTCATGCATCTGCAAATTCATTTCCATCACCGTCAATGTTGTCAACTGACTCATCTTTATCATCTTCCTCTTCACCTCCTTTTGTTTCTCCAGATTCCATTTCTTCTGATTCTAGCAATCACTCAAAGTTGTTGTTAGAATTATCCCCAGATTCTTCTTCTCTCGTTTTTACTCCCGTCCCAGTATCTTCATCTTTGTCTAGCTTCTCTAATTTGTCCCTCTTGTCAAATTATAGTTCTCAACCAGTGTCTAACTGTACAGATATCCATGGTGTCAAGTTATCGCCACATCTATGTTCTCGATCTGCCTCTTTACCATTGAAAAAACCATCAACTTCCATTGCTGAACGCAGAGGTAGTTTATCGAAGTCTTTGAAGTTGCCTCTCATGAATGATAACACAAAAGTAATAGATAAACCATCAACTATTCCTTCCAGTCGGGAACATGGTGTTCTTGCCAGCAGCAAATTTAGCTGTATGCAAGATTCAGACAGTATAGAGTATTTGTTCGAGTCCACTGCTAATGTCAAAAATGGAGGTATGAATTCAATTCAACAGTGTGAACCAGCATCGTGTCCAGACATTGCTGATTGCGTGGGCTGCAATGAATTATCGGTTCTCAGGAACTGTGTTGAACCTTCAGTAGATAGTTTATCTGGAGAAGATTTGAAGTCTGCATCATCAAAGGGAAATTACGAGAGTGGCTCGTCGCAATGTAGTAAGATACAAAGTTTAGTATATCGCTGGCCAAGTTTAGAAAAGATCGAGGCATTTGGTGCAAATCATTTGGGTTCAGAGGCTGCTTTTGCTGTATTCTCTCCAAGCATACACATGCATGCAAGAAACATTTTGTATATTTGGGTAGGGAGTTCTTTCAAACTGGATGCTTCGCAGGTTCGGTTAGATAGTGATAGACGGTCTGATTTGATTGGGGCAGTTGACTGGAACAAAATTGGTTGTGATCTTCTTGCTCAGTTTAATTTGCCGCACAATACAGTCACTAAG ATTGTTAAAGAGAATGAAGAACCACAAGAGTTCCTTGCTCTGCTGAGTTCATTGTAG